The Oscillospiraceae bacterium genome has a segment encoding these proteins:
- the efp gene encoding elongation factor P, protein MVSAGDFRNGVTFEEDGNVLQVVEFQHVKPGKGAAFVRTKVKNVITGSVVEKSYNPTAKFPTAYIERKEMVYSYNDDGLYYFMDQETFDMVPVNGSDLSDNFKFVKENDICRILSYKGKVFGVEPPTFVVLEVTKTEPGIKGNTATNTLKPATVETGAEIRVPLFINEGDKIRVDTRTCEYMERA, encoded by the coding sequence ATGGTATCAGCAGGTGATTTCAGAAACGGCGTAACCTTTGAAGAGGACGGCAATGTGCTCCAGGTTGTGGAGTTCCAGCATGTAAAGCCCGGTAAAGGCGCCGCTTTTGTTCGTACAAAGGTAAAGAATGTGATTACCGGTTCCGTGGTGGAGAAGAGCTACAACCCCACCGCCAAGTTCCCCACCGCTTATATTGAGCGCAAGGAAATGGTGTATTCCTACAACGACGACGGCCTGTATTATTTTATGGACCAGGAGACTTTTGATATGGTGCCGGTGAACGGTTCCGATCTGTCCGATAACTTCAAGTTCGTAAAGGAGAACGACATTTGCCGTATCCTGTCCTACAAGGGCAAGGTGTTCGGTGTGGAGCCGCCCACCTTTGTGGTGCTGGAGGTTACCAAGACCGAGCCGGGCATTAAGGGCAACACCGCCACCAACACTTTGAAGCCCGCCACCGTTGAGACCGGCGCGGAGATCCGCGTGCCGCTGTTTATTAACGAGGGCGACAAAATCCGCGTAGATACCCGCACCTGCGAGTATATGGAAAGAGCATAA
- the yqeK gene encoding bis(5'-nucleosyl)-tetraphosphatase (symmetrical) YqeK translates to MDKAKYKQYVELIRSRLSDYRFYHSVCVAEAAVQLAERFGADVEQAYVAGILHDVMKEEEPSVQRAYIEKAGERMSDLEIRIGKVYHQMSGAAYARLELGITDPDILHAIRYHTTARRGMSLLEQIIYLADFISADRHYKDVETMRAKVDEGLEPGMFYALTYTITDLARQGRPIHPDTVDAYNWVLERRG, encoded by the coding sequence GTGGATAAGGCAAAATACAAGCAATATGTGGAGTTGATCCGCAGTCGACTGTCCGACTATCGCTTTTACCACTCTGTCTGTGTGGCAGAGGCGGCGGTGCAGCTGGCAGAGCGCTTTGGCGCCGATGTGGAGCAGGCGTATGTGGCCGGTATTCTGCACGATGTGATGAAAGAGGAGGAGCCGTCTGTGCAGCGGGCATATATAGAAAAAGCCGGCGAACGGATGTCAGACCTTGAAATTCGCATTGGAAAGGTGTATCATCAAATGAGCGGCGCCGCTTATGCGCGCCTGGAGCTGGGCATTACGGACCCGGATATTCTGCATGCTATTCGGTATCACACCACCGCGCGCCGGGGTATGAGCCTGCTGGAACAGATTATTTACTTGGCAGATTTCATCTCTGCCGATCGGCATTATAAAGATGTGGAGACCATGCGCGCCAAGGTGGACGAGGGGCTGGAGCCGGGTATGTTCTACGCCCTGACTTATACCATTACGGACCTGGCCCGGCAGGGTCGGCCCATTCACCCGGACACGGTAGACGCCTACAACTGGGTGCTGGAGCGCCGGGGATAA
- the leuS gene encoding leucine--tRNA ligase: MEYNFKQIEKKWQDYWYANNTFAAKQDFSLPKYYCLVEFPYPSGQGLHVGHPRSYTALDIVARKKRLQGYNVLYPMGWDAFGLPTENYAIKNHIHPEIVTKNNIAHFKQQLQSLGFSFDWTREINTTDPEYYKWTQWIFLQMFKKGLAYKKEMAVNWCTSCKCVLANEEVVNGVCERCGSEVIRKNQSQWMLKITAYAQRLVDDLDDLDFIDRVKVQQKNWIGRSTGAEVDFGTTMGDTLTVYTTRPDTLFGATYMVISPEHPLIEKWADKLENLDAVRAYQQEAAHKSDFERTEMNKDKTGVRLQGVMGINPVNDTEIPIFISDYVLTSYGTGAIMAVPAHDTRDWEFAKKFDLPIIEVVAGGDVEKEAFTDCATGTMVNSDFLTGLSVEEAKKKIVEWLTAEGKGHEKVNFKLRDWVFSRQRYWGEPIPIVKCDKCGYVPLPESELPLRLPMVDSYEPTDTGESPLAKMTDWVNTTCPCCGGPAKRETDTMPQWAGSSWYFLRYMDPHNPDALASPEALNYWAPVDWYNGGMEHTTLHLLYSRFWHKFLYDIGVVPTKEPYQKRTSHGMILGQNGEKMSKSRGNVVNPDEIVDQYGADTMRLYEMFIGDFEKAAPWNSDSIKGCKRFLERYWNLQTMVTPEETYSNDLETLMHQTIQKVTEDIDQLKCNTAIAALMTLLNKVYDKGSITRGELRTLTVLLNPFAPHVTEEMWEVEQFGGMVHEAQWPAFDPAKTKEDTVEIVLQVLGKVRSRMTISADTPKEEVLAAAKADSKIAALLEGKTIKKEIYVPGKLVNFVAI, translated from the coding sequence ATGGAGTATAATTTTAAGCAGATCGAAAAGAAGTGGCAAGACTATTGGTATGCCAACAACACCTTTGCAGCCAAGCAGGATTTTTCCCTGCCCAAGTATTACTGCCTGGTGGAGTTCCCGTACCCCTCCGGCCAGGGCCTGCATGTGGGTCATCCCCGCTCTTACACGGCGCTGGATATTGTGGCCCGCAAAAAGCGTTTGCAGGGCTACAATGTGTTGTACCCCATGGGCTGGGACGCCTTTGGCCTGCCTACCGAGAACTACGCCATTAAGAACCACATTCACCCGGAGATTGTGACCAAGAACAACATTGCACACTTTAAGCAGCAGCTCCAGTCTCTGGGCTTTAGCTTTGACTGGACCCGGGAGATCAATACCACCGATCCGGAATACTACAAGTGGACCCAGTGGATCTTCCTCCAAATGTTCAAAAAGGGCCTGGCTTACAAGAAGGAAATGGCCGTGAACTGGTGCACCTCTTGTAAGTGCGTGCTGGCCAACGAAGAAGTGGTCAACGGCGTGTGCGAGCGCTGCGGCAGCGAGGTGATCCGCAAGAACCAGAGCCAGTGGATGCTGAAGATCACCGCCTATGCCCAGCGGCTGGTGGATGATTTGGACGACCTCGACTTTATTGATCGGGTCAAGGTGCAGCAGAAGAACTGGATCGGCCGTTCCACCGGTGCAGAGGTGGACTTTGGCACCACGATGGGCGACACCCTGACCGTGTACACCACCCGGCCGGACACCTTGTTCGGCGCCACTTATATGGTAATTTCTCCTGAGCACCCGCTGATTGAAAAGTGGGCGGACAAGCTGGAGAACCTGGACGCAGTGCGCGCCTATCAGCAGGAGGCGGCGCATAAGTCCGACTTTGAGCGCACCGAGATGAATAAGGATAAGACCGGCGTGCGCCTGCAAGGCGTGATGGGCATCAACCCGGTCAACGATACGGAAATCCCGATCTTTATTTCCGACTATGTGCTGACCTCTTACGGCACCGGCGCCATTATGGCTGTGCCGGCTCACGATACCCGCGACTGGGAATTTGCCAAGAAGTTTGACCTGCCCATTATTGAAGTGGTTGCAGGCGGCGATGTGGAAAAAGAGGCGTTCACCGACTGTGCCACCGGCACCATGGTCAACTCCGACTTCCTCACCGGCCTTAGCGTGGAAGAAGCCAAGAAGAAGATTGTTGAATGGCTGACCGCAGAGGGTAAGGGCCATGAGAAAGTGAACTTCAAGCTGCGTGACTGGGTGTTCAGCCGCCAGCGTTACTGGGGCGAGCCTATCCCCATCGTCAAGTGCGACAAGTGCGGCTATGTGCCGCTGCCGGAGAGCGAACTGCCTTTGCGCCTGCCTATGGTAGACAGCTATGAGCCTACGGACACCGGCGAAAGCCCCTTGGCTAAAATGACCGACTGGGTGAACACCACCTGCCCCTGCTGCGGCGGTCCGGCTAAGCGAGAGACGGATACCATGCCCCAGTGGGCCGGCTCCAGCTGGTACTTCCTGCGCTATATGGATCCCCACAATCCGGATGCTTTGGCATCGCCGGAAGCCCTGAATTACTGGGCGCCGGTGGACTGGTATAACGGCGGTATGGAGCACACCACCCTGCATTTGCTGTACTCCCGCTTCTGGCACAAATTCCTGTATGACATTGGCGTGGTGCCGACCAAGGAGCCGTACCAAAAGCGTACCTCCCACGGTATGATCCTGGGCCAAAACGGCGAGAAGATGAGCAAGTCCCGCGGCAATGTGGTCAACCCGGACGAGATCGTGGATCAGTACGGTGCAGACACCATGCGCCTGTATGAGATGTTCATTGGCGATTTTGAAAAGGCTGCTCCCTGGAACAGTGACTCCATTAAGGGCTGCAAGCGCTTTTTGGAGCGGTACTGGAACCTGCAAACCATGGTCACTCCGGAGGAGACTTACAGCAATGATCTGGAGACCCTGATGCACCAGACCATTCAAAAGGTGACGGAGGATATTGACCAGCTGAAGTGCAATACCGCCATTGCGGCGCTGATGACGCTCCTGAACAAAGTGTACGACAAGGGCAGCATCACCCGCGGCGAGCTGCGCACGCTGACCGTTTTGCTGAACCCCTTTGCCCCCCATGTAACGGAAGAAATGTGGGAAGTGGAGCAGTTCGGCGGTATGGTGCACGAGGCACAGTGGCCTGCATTTGACCCGGCCAAGACCAAGGAGGACACGGTGGAGATCGTGCTTCAGGTATTGGGCAAGGTGCGCTCCCGTATGACCATCAGCGCGGATACGCCCAAGGAGGAAGTGCTGGCCGCCGCCAAGGCAGACAGCAAGATCGCCGCACTGCTGGAGGGCAAGACCATTAAAAAAGAGATCTATGTGCCCGGCAAGCTGGTGAACTTTGTTGCCATCTAA
- a CDS encoding zinc-ribbon domain-containing protein: MDTTESLGYLKGLLDGMDLDESKKETKIYRAMIGVLENLAEDVNDLTDGVEMMADQLDAVDEDLGDVEEYLYGDEDDDDCDCGCCDDDEDECQEFEIECPACHETFVVDEDTVLDGSMECPACGETLEFEVSCEDDEDEDEDADQD, from the coding sequence ATGGATACAACGGAGAGCCTGGGCTACCTGAAGGGCCTGCTGGACGGCATGGACTTGGATGAGTCCAAAAAAGAGACCAAGATTTACAGAGCCATGATCGGCGTACTGGAGAACTTGGCAGAAGATGTGAACGACCTGACCGACGGCGTAGAGATGATGGCAGATCAGCTGGACGCTGTGGATGAGGATCTGGGCGATGTGGAGGAGTACCTCTACGGTGACGAGGACGACGATGACTGCGACTGCGGTTGCTGCGATGACGACGAGGACGAGTGCCAGGAGTTTGAGATCGAGTGCCCCGCTTGCCACGAGACCTTTGTGGTAGATGAGGACACCGTGCTGGACGGCTCTATGGAGTGCCCCGCCTGCGGCGAGACCCTGGAGTTTGAGGTCAGCTGTGAGGACGACGAAGACGAGGACGAGGACGCCGATCAGGACTGA
- the aroQ gene encoding type II 3-dehydroquinate dehydratase, with translation MKKILVMNGPNLNLTGIRKKNVYGAETLEDINRELAAYGEDKGVQVDFYQSNHEGALIDKIHASRTDYDGVVLNAGAYTHYSYAIRDAIEAVQDFTPYVEVHMSDIHQREDFRRISVLTPVCVKQICGFGKDSYKMGIDLLLEIL, from the coding sequence ATGAAAAAAATTCTTGTGATGAACGGCCCCAATTTGAACTTGACCGGTATTCGCAAAAAGAATGTGTACGGCGCCGAGACCCTGGAGGATATTAATCGGGAGCTGGCCGCTTATGGCGAGGACAAGGGCGTGCAGGTGGATTTTTACCAGAGCAACCACGAGGGCGCGCTGATTGACAAGATCCATGCCAGCCGCACCGACTATGACGGCGTGGTGCTCAATGCGGGCGCTTACACCCATTATTCTTATGCTATTCGGGACGCGATTGAGGCGGTGCAGGACTTTACCCCCTATGTGGAGGTGCACATGAGCGATATTCACCAGCGGGAGGATTTTCGCCGGATTTCCGTGCTGACCCCGGTATGCGTGAAGCAAATTTGCGGTTTTGGCAAAGACAGTTACAAAATGGGTATTGATTTATTATTGGAAATACTGTAA
- the rpsU gene encoding 30S ribosomal protein S21 has protein sequence MSQVRVKENESLDSALRRFKRQTSRDGIIQEVRKREHYEKPSVARKKKSEAARKRKYK, from the coding sequence ATGAGCCAGGTTAGAGTTAAAGAGAACGAATCTCTTGACAGCGCACTGCGTCGCTTTAAGCGTCAGACTTCTCGTGACGGTATCATCCAGGAAGTCCGCAAAAGAGAGCATTATGAGAAGCCCTCTGTTGCCCGCAAAAAGAAGAGCGAGGCTGCTCGTAAAAGAAAGTACAAATAA
- a CDS encoding fibronectin type III domain-containing protein codes for MKKILSVFLAALFVICTAFAVPVTASAAARQHVENALETLQTKNGYIPGKSAKVVGNCFGFVSAVCKELYGVTYYNEQMRGSYRYNHTGNYYTVASKTFSAATTAAKQKTVARQVMDFIVDNAAAGDVISYGCANDSTRHMHTAMVQHVDTEKILLYHSNYASGNYTPAACHVDTVYWDSFLDSPNTNIREKDGDVTSLNKFFGAPMSCGNGMGLSLNRYSKLTGKYYLDECTLAAPTISTERKSCTSIRYTWGVVDGAESYTYSVTDTKGKKVVKSRTTTETAATVTGLTTGEKYTFTLAANATDRSGQSASKTITCLPPAPSKPRVSAGDEGMAVSWTTRADVNGYQVFRSTGKNGTFDLIATVTDPAQNTYVDDEIQVNTTYYYKVRRYVHIKDGNAAYSNRSTVTDGVGLQLGVPGHITTTRTGTTAIRMNWNPTEHAVRYTVAYRLKGGRKWTYFSTTACNYTFKNLKVKSTYQFRVQAVSPFGAGAYSATVSKQALPPTPGSVKVQRISAKSAKVSWSKSQGFTGYYILRSTDKKFKKNVKKITVKSNKTLSYTDKSVKKGARYYYKVCRYTGKTGGSYSKTVSVKI; via the coding sequence GTGAAGAAAATACTAAGCGTATTTTTGGCCGCTTTATTTGTGATCTGTACTGCGTTTGCCGTGCCTGTGACCGCCTCTGCCGCCGCCCGGCAGCATGTGGAGAACGCGCTGGAGACCTTGCAGACCAAGAACGGCTATATTCCCGGCAAGTCTGCCAAGGTGGTGGGTAACTGCTTTGGCTTTGTGTCCGCCGTGTGCAAAGAGTTGTACGGCGTGACCTACTATAATGAGCAAATGCGCGGCTCCTATCGCTATAATCATACGGGAAATTATTATACTGTGGCCAGCAAGACCTTTTCTGCCGCCACTACTGCTGCCAAGCAAAAGACGGTGGCGCGGCAAGTGATGGATTTTATTGTGGACAATGCGGCCGCCGGTGACGTGATCTCTTACGGTTGTGCCAACGACAGCACCCGCCACATGCATACCGCCATGGTACAGCATGTAGACACAGAGAAAATTCTCCTTTACCATTCCAACTACGCCAGTGGCAATTACACCCCTGCCGCCTGTCATGTGGACACCGTGTACTGGGACAGCTTTTTGGACAGTCCCAACACCAATATCAGGGAGAAAGACGGAGATGTGACCTCGCTGAATAAATTTTTCGGTGCGCCCATGAGTTGCGGCAACGGTATGGGCCTGTCCTTAAACCGTTACAGCAAGCTGACCGGCAAGTATTATTTGGACGAGTGCACCTTGGCGGCGCCGACCATTTCCACCGAGCGGAAAAGCTGTACCTCCATTCGCTACACCTGGGGCGTAGTGGACGGTGCGGAGAGCTATACATATTCCGTAACGGACACCAAGGGTAAGAAGGTGGTTAAATCCCGCACCACCACCGAAACGGCTGCCACGGTTACCGGCCTGACCACCGGAGAGAAGTACACCTTTACTCTGGCTGCCAATGCCACAGACCGCAGCGGTCAAAGCGCCAGCAAAACCATCACCTGCCTGCCGCCGGCTCCGTCTAAGCCACGGGTCAGCGCCGGAGACGAGGGCATGGCTGTCAGCTGGACCACCCGTGCCGATGTGAACGGTTATCAGGTGTTTCGCAGCACTGGGAAGAACGGCACCTTTGACCTGATTGCCACGGTGACGGATCCTGCACAGAATACTTATGTAGACGATGAGATCCAGGTGAATACCACCTATTATTATAAGGTGCGCCGTTATGTGCATATCAAGGACGGCAACGCTGCTTATTCCAATCGCTCAACTGTAACGGACGGCGTAGGCTTGCAGCTGGGTGTGCCCGGCCATATCACCACCACCCGCACCGGCACCACTGCCATTCGGATGAACTGGAATCCCACGGAGCACGCGGTGCGCTATACCGTTGCCTATCGGTTAAAGGGCGGCAGAAAGTGGACTTATTTCAGCACCACCGCCTGCAACTATACCTTTAAGAATTTGAAGGTCAAGAGCACCTATCAGTTCCGGGTACAGGCCGTCAGCCCCTTTGGCGCCGGCGCATACAGTGCCACGGTGTCCAAGCAAGCGCTGCCCCCAACCCCCGGCAGTGTGAAAGTGCAGCGGATCAGCGCCAAGTCTGCCAAGGTCAGCTGGAGCAAGTCCCAGGGCTTTACCGGCTATTACATTCTCCGTTCCACGGACAAGAAATTCAAGAAGAATGTAAAGAAGATCACTGTGAAGAGCAACAAGACTCTGAGCTATACAGACAAATCCGTGAAAAAGGGTGCCCGCTATTATTACAAGGTTTGTCGCTATACCGGCAAGACCGGCGGTAGCTATTCCAAGACAGTCAGCGTAAAAATCTGA
- the rsfS gene encoding ribosome silencing factor: MEILDIVKTAVRAIDSKQGLDTEVIRITDLTVLADYFVIATATSYTQLRAMGDEVEYKLSQAGVEPHHVEGKATGWLCLDYGTVVIHLLERKQRDYYQLERLWGDGEKQDITSLLEAE; the protein is encoded by the coding sequence ATGGAAATTTTAGATATTGTAAAAACTGCCGTGCGCGCCATAGACAGCAAGCAGGGGCTGGACACAGAGGTGATCCGCATTACGGATCTGACGGTGCTGGCGGATTATTTCGTCATTGCCACTGCCACTTCTTACACCCAGCTGCGGGCCATGGGTGACGAGGTGGAGTATAAGCTAAGCCAGGCGGGCGTAGAGCCACACCACGTGGAGGGCAAGGCCACCGGCTGGTTGTGCCTGGACTACGGCACGGTGGTCATTCACCTGCTGGAGCGCAAGCAGCGGGATTACTACCAGCTGGAGCGTCTGTGGGGCGACGGCGAAAAACAGGATATTACAAGTTTATTGGAGGCAGAATAA